The proteins below come from a single Leptidea sinapis chromosome 20, ilLepSina1.1, whole genome shotgun sequence genomic window:
- the LOC126970317 gene encoding uncharacterized protein LOC126970317 — protein MDVEEAICLWILYRRLRRRRRRQRRYWVHPILSDRLSSSLFVTLYPKLRLHEEIFFNYFRMSVATFDFLYDFIENDLKSSENAVRYCISPKEKLIVTLRYLATGSSFAELQYGYKIGKSTISGIIKQVCQVFWRNLKTLVMSPPTKEIWTQISIQFENKAYFPNCVGALDGKHVRLIQPPESGSMYYNYKHFFSLVLMALCDANYCFIWIDVGAYGKDSDSGVFKETSLFKKLSENSLNLPEPRSITNNESDAFKLPYVIVADEAFAMTKNLMRPYGGKMLSKEKKIFNYRLSLARRYVECTFGIMCNKWRILHRPIDVKIDFAVDIVKAICVLHNLVRMRDGINQDDMINPAPLPNVNPTNSGRAIHEVDNIRTKFTNYFVTEGKLDWQDKMV, from the exons ATGGACGTGGAGGAGGCAATTTGCTTGTGGATTTTATATAGAAGACTGAGACGTCGCAGAAGACGACAAAGGCGATACTGGGTGCATCCAATATTAAGTGACAGACTTTCTTCAAGCCTGTTTGTCACCTTATACCCTAAGTTGAGGTTACAtgaagaaattttttttaattatttccgtATGTCAGTTGCAACCTTTGATTTTTTATACGATTTCattgaaaatgatttaaaatccaGTGAAAATGCTGTAAGATATTGCATATCACCAAAAGAAAAACTCATTGTAACATTGCG GTACCTAGCAACTGGTTCTTCATTTGCAGAGTTACAATATGGTTATAAAATTGGCAAGTCTACGATATCGGGTATAATTAAGCAAGTGTGCCAAGTTTTTTggagaaatttaaaaactttggtCATGAGTCCACCAACAAAAGAAATCTGGACACAAATATCtatacaatttgaaaataaagcATATTTTCCAAATTGTGTTGGAGCGTTGGACGGCAAACACGTTCGTTTAATACAGCCACCAGAATCAGGATCAatgtattacaattataaacactttttctcattagttTTAATGGCTTTATGTGATGCTAACTATTGCTTCATATGGATAGACGTTGGAGCTTACGGAAAAGACAGTGATTCGGGTGTTTTCAAGGAAACGTCATTATTCAAAAAACTCTCAGAAAATTCGTTGAACTTACCAGAGCCTAGATCTATCACAAATAATGAGAGCGATGCATTTAAACTACCATACGTAATTGTAGCTGACGAGGCTTTCGCTATGACTAAAAATTTGATGAGACCCTATGGTGGTAAAATgttgtcaaaagaaaaaaaaatatttaactaccgCCTTTCTTTAGCACGAAGGTATGTCGAATGTACATTTGGCATAATGTGTAACAAGTGGCGTATCTTACACCGGCCAATAGACGTGAAGATAGATTTTGCTGTTGATATCGTCAAAGCTATTTGTGTTTTACATAACTTGGTAAGGATGAGAGATGGTATAAATCAGGATGATATGATCAATCCAGCGCCATTACCTAATGTGAATCCAACTAACAGTGGACGAGCAATCCATGAAGTAGATAATATTCGAACTAaattcacaaattattttgttactgaAGGTAAATTAGATTGGCAAGATAAAATGGTGTAA